In Plutella xylostella chromosome 3, ilPluXylo3.1, whole genome shotgun sequence, the following proteins share a genomic window:
- the LOC105398345 gene encoding probable ATP-dependent RNA helicase DDX46 isoform X3, producing MVRGGRDRDRDRERDRERRRSRSRSGSVDRKRRRSRSRSRDRAAKSSKRKRSRSRERDSKRDRSRDRDRDRKSDKRDEKRNGGSSKSRKKSPDKDRSKSRERMTKNNDSGEYDPGVVDKEEEQSRLELEMQKRRDRIERWRAERKRKEIETAKKEVQKGSLVNIQVPIKKWSLEDDSGDEGEEGEGKEKHPPPPVVEEKVEEEIDPLDAYMQEVQQEVRKVNQIDQARGVINLPNSTGVPGVVILSGPSKKKVTEQKNKGELIEQNQDGLEYSSEEETEDIKDAAANLASKQRKDLAKVDHASLTYMPFRKNFYTEVSELSRMTPEEVEAYRTELEGIRVKGKGCPKPIKSWAHCGISKKEMDILKKLCFEKPTPIQAQAIPAIMSGRDLIGIAKTGSGKTLAFILPMFRHVLDQPSLEEGDGPVSLIMTPTRELCMQIGKDIRRFAKSLGLRVVCVYDGTGISEQIAELKRGAEIIVCTPGRMIDMLAANSGRVTNLRRVTYTVLDEADRMFDMGFEPQVMKIIDNVRPDRQTVMFSATFPRQMEALARRILQKPIEIQVGGRSIVCKDVEQHVAVLEEDAKFFKLLELLGLYSHLGSIIVFVDKQENADSLLKDLMKASYSCMSLHGGIDQFDRDSTITDFKSGKVKLLVATSVAARGLDVKQLVLVVNYDCPNHYEDYVHRCGRTGRAGNKGYAWTFLTPEQGRYAGDVLRAVELAGAAPPAELRALWDQYKQRQEQDGNKVHTGGGFSGKGFKFDESEAQAATEKKKYQKAALGLQDSDDEDVEGDLDQQIEVMLAAKKIVKEIKPGAGAVGAAPAGAAAPAQGLDAKLDLARRLASRINLAKGLGAEQKGATQQAAEAILKGAPTAHNLIAVSFAKTVAEQLAAKLNTRLNYQPRDEANTEPPEEVFRKYETELEINDFPQQARWRVTSKEALAQISEYSEAGITVRGTYVPPGKNPPEGERKLYLAIESSQELAVAKAKSEITRLIKEELLKLQTSAHHVINKARYKVI from the exons ATGGTGAGAGGCGG ACGTGACCGTGATCGCGATAGGGAGAGAGACCGGGAGCGGCGCCGGTCGCGGAGCAGGTCCGGATCGGTGGACCGCAAGCGCCGGAGGTCCAGGTCCAGGAGCCGCGACCGGGCAGCCAAGTCTTCCAAGCGGAAACGCAGTCGCAGCCGTGAAAGGGACTCCAAAAGAGACCGCAGCCGAGACCGAGACAGGGACAGGAAAAG TGACAAGCGAGATGAAAAGAGGAATGGCGGAAGCAGCAAGTCGAGGAAGAAGTCTCCGGACAAGGACCGGTCCAAGTCGAGGGAGCGTATGACCAAGAACAATGACAGCGGAGAATATGACCCAGGAGTGGTTGATAAA GAAGAGGAGCAGTCCCGGCTAGAGCTAGAGATGCAGAAGCGCCGCGATCGCATTGAGCGGTGGCGCGCCGAGCGGAAACGGAAGGAGATCGAGACGGCCAAGAAGGAGGTGCAGAAAGGAAGCCTGGTCAACATACAGGTGCCCATCAAGAAGTGGTCGCTGGAGGATGATTCCGGCGATGAAG GTGAAGAAGGAGAGGGTAAAGAGAAGCACCCCCCTCCGCCCGTTGTTGAAGAGAAAGTGGAAGAGGAGATAGACCCGCTCGACGCCTACATGCAGGAGGTGCAACAG GAGGTGCGTAAAGTGAATCAAATAGACCAGGCGCGGGGGGTCATCAACCTGCCCAACTCCACGGGGGTGCCGGGCGTGGTCATCCTGAGTGGACCTTCCAAGAAGAAGGTCACGGAACAGAAGAATAAGG GCGAGCTGATCGAACAGAACCAGGACGGTCTAGAATATTCCTCCGAAGAGGAGACAGAGGACATCAAGGACGCGGCGGCGAACCTCGCCTCCAAGCAGAGGAAGGACCTGGCCAAGGTCGACCACGCCAGCCTCACATACATGCCGTTCAGGAAGAACTTTTATACCGAG GTCAGTGAACTATCAAGAATGACTCCAGAAGAAGTGGAAGCTTACAGGACGGAGCTGGAAGGGATCCGTGTGAAAGGGAAGGGATGTCCCAAACCCATCAAGAGTTGGGCTCACTGCGGCATTAGTAAGAAAGAGATGGATATACTGAAGAAACTTTGCTTCGAAAAACCTACCCCTATACAGGCGCAAGCTATTCCCGCTATTATGTCTGGGAG AGACCTAATCGGCATAGCGAAAACCGGTTCCGGCAAGACGCTCGCCTTCATCCTGCCCATGTTCCGTCACGTGCTGGACCAGCCCTCGCTGGAGGAGGGCGACGGGCCGGTGTCCCTCATCATGACGCCCACGAGGGAGCTGTGCATGCAG ATAGGGAAGGACATCAGGAGGTTCGCCAAGTCGCTCGGGCTGAGGGTGGTTTGTGTCTATGATGGCACGGGCATTTCTGAACAG ATAGCGGAACTGAAACGGGGTGCAGAAATAATAGTGTGCACGCCGGGCCGCATGATCGACATGCTGGCGGCCAACTCGGGCCGGGTCACCAACCTGCGCCGCGTCACTTACACCGTACTGGATGAAGCCGACCGGATGTTCGACATGGGGTTTGAGCCACAG GTGATGAAGATAATCGACAACGTGCGACCGGACCGGCAGACGGTGATGTTCAGCGCCACGTTCCCGAGACAGATGGAGGCGCTGGCTAGGCGGATACTGCAGAAACCCATCGAGATACAG GTGGGCGGTCGCAGCATAGTCTGCAAAGACGTGGAGCAACACGTGGCAGTCCTAGAGGAGGACGCCAAGTTCTTCAAGCTTCTGGAGCTGCTGGGCCTCTACAGCCATCTCGGCAGCATCATCGTGTTCGTGGACAAGCAGGAGAACGCCGACAGTCTGCTGAAGGACTTAATGAAGGCTTCTTACTCGTGCATGAGTCTACACGGAG GGATTGATCAATTCGACAGGGACTCCACGATCACGGACTTCAAGTCTGGCAAGGTGAAGCTGTTGGTGGCCACAAGCGTCGCCGCCAGAGGGTTGGATGTGAAGCAATTGGTGTTGGTGGTCAATTACGATTGCCCCAACCATTATGAGGATTATGTGCATCG CTGCGGCCGCACCGGGCGCGCGGGCAACAAGGGTTACGCATGGACCTTCCTCACGCCGGAACAGGGGCGGTACGCGGGCGACGTGCTACGGGCCGTGGAgctggcgggcgcggcgccccCCGCCGAGCTGCGCGCGCTGTGGGACCAGTACAAGCAGCGCCAGGAGCAGGACGGGAACAAGGTGCACACGGGCGGCGGGTTCAGCGGGAAAG GGTTCAAATTCGACGAGTCGGAAGCGCAGGCGGCGACAGAGAAGAAGAAGTACCAGAAGGCGGCACTCGGGCTCCAGGACTCTGATGATGAAGACGTGGAGGGAGACCTCGACCAGCAGATCGAGGTCATGCTGGCTGCCAAGAAGATTGTCAAGGAAATCAAG ccgggcgcgggcgcggtgggcgcggcgccggcgggcgcggcggcgccagCGCAGGGGCTCGATGCCAAGCTCGACCTGGCCAGGCGGCTCGCCTCAAGGATCAACCTCGCTAAAG GTCTGGGCGCGGAGCAGAAGGGCGCGACGCAGCAAGCGGCGGAGGCCATCCTGAAGGGGGCGCCCACCGCGCACAACCTCATCGCTGTCAGCTTT GCGAAGACGGTAGCGGAACAACTAGCGGCCAAGTTGAACACGCGGCTGAACTACCAGCCCCGGGACGAGGCCAACACGGAGCCGCCCGAGGAAGTGTTCCGGAAATACGAGACCGAGCTGGAGATCAACGACTTCCCGCAACAAGCCCGCTGGAGGGTCACCAGCAAG GAGGCGCTAGCTCAAATCAGCGAGTATTCTGAGGCCGGCATCACCGTACGAGGCACCTACGTGCCTCCCGGCAAGAACCCTCCCGAGGGAGAGAGGAAACTCTACCTGGCCATAGAGAGTTCCCAAGAACTGGCCGTGGCTAAGGCCAAGTCGGAAATCACTCGCCTGATCAAGGAAGAGCTGCTGAAGCTACAGACGTCAGCGCACCACGTCATCAACAAAGCTAGATATAAGGTCATTTAA